One segment of Methylotenera versatilis 79 DNA contains the following:
- a CDS encoding YadA family autotransporter adhesin, whose translation MKTTQTEGIVSPMGKSSVIFQALHVSINENGLVTQNTTFTAKSAAINHRRSVLAASILAATMISNTQYANAALVSACSGVSLPKSVVTDIVGGVLLPITNILDLGGLLGLGTTVNTTLTNIAGGAPINLNVLDTNGNLLSPADQCVTTADGFSLDTPKGISIGGNSITGLGNGTAASAGELNSIAFGNGSITDTAAINSMAIGPNASIGALGSNSMALGSGANTNVANSIALGANSTAGLGAQTNYIAYGLTAPQNSVGEVSLGSAGNARKVTNVAAGSIGTDAVNVSQLQAVNDGAVKYDPSSSLRTATLGGPLSTDGGTTNGTRITNLSKGAVSVNSTDAVNGAQLFAVNDGAIKYDIGTPRLKMTATLGGDLSTDGGTTNGTLITNLSKGAISATSTDAVNGSQLFAVRDGVTLNMDALGQSMATNLGGGAAYNSSTGAVSSPTYNVYGSSQNNVGSAITALQANAPLQYSNAAGVATPNTPSNHVTLVGSTAGTPVAIHNVANGVISATSTDAINGSQLFGITSGMTANTDALGTSMATNLGGGATYNSTTGAVSAPSYNIYGTTENSVGTAIAALQNNAPLQYSDANGVPTPNVRSNDVTLIGGALGPVRIHNVANGDVSAISTDAINGAQLYATNQLIANVSNGGGIKYFHANSTLADSSATGDDSVAAGSRALASGDGSVAMGDNSQATQTGAIAIGQNSAATGVNSIAIGAGALATGSVAVGVNAQAGNGGAAFGDNTVALTSQQGTALGNAANVTANRGVALGAGAQATRAGMNGATEKYSNVAVTSTEGAVSVGSAGNERQITNVAGGTAETDAVNVRQLDAAIAQSGADINNRLGSLQSEISSVRSNANAGAASAMAMASMPQSVVPGKAMMSAGVANYQGQSAMSVGISNFSENGRWAINFNGSANTRGKAGAGVGVGIYW comes from the coding sequence ATGAAAACTACACAAACCGAGGGGATTGTATCGCCAATGGGAAAATCATCCGTGATTTTTCAAGCTTTACATGTGTCAATTAACGAAAATGGGCTAGTAACACAAAATACTACGTTTACGGCAAAATCAGCCGCAATCAATCACCGACGATCAGTTTTGGCTGCAAGCATTTTAGCGGCAACCATGATTAGCAATACACAATACGCAAATGCTGCACTTGTCAGCGCTTGTTCTGGCGTCAGCCTTCCCAAATCTGTAGTGACAGATATTGTAGGTGGTGTTTTGCTGCCAATCACAAATATTTTAGATTTAGGTGGGCTATTAGGCTTAGGCACCACCGTGAATACCACATTAACTAATATCGCTGGCGGTGCTCCCATTAATCTCAATGTGTTAGACACGAATGGAAACCTTCTTTCCCCTGCTGATCAATGCGTAACAACTGCAGATGGCTTTAGCTTAGATACGCCCAAAGGCATATCCATCGGCGGCAACTCTATTACAGGGTTGGGTAATGGCACTGCGGCCAGCGCTGGCGAATTAAACTCTATCGCTTTTGGCAATGGCAGTATTACAGATACAGCAGCAATCAATTCAATGGCTATCGGCCCAAATGCCTCGATTGGCGCGTTAGGGTCTAATTCTATGGCGCTTGGTAGTGGCGCTAATACCAATGTGGCAAATAGTATTGCCTTAGGTGCTAACTCAACGGCAGGACTTGGCGCACAGACCAATTACATCGCTTATGGATTAACTGCGCCACAAAATAGTGTGGGTGAAGTGTCGCTTGGATCGGCTGGCAATGCTAGAAAAGTAACCAATGTTGCAGCAGGTAGTATAGGCACTGATGCGGTCAATGTTTCTCAATTACAAGCAGTAAATGATGGTGCGGTTAAGTATGATCCATCTAGCTCACTAAGGACTGCTACTTTAGGTGGTCCGCTGTCAACCGATGGCGGTACAACGAACGGCACGCGCATCACTAATCTTTCTAAAGGTGCAGTGAGTGTAAATAGCACTGACGCGGTGAATGGCGCTCAATTATTTGCAGTGAACGATGGCGCGATTAAATATGATATTGGTACACCAAGGTTAAAAATGACGGCTACTTTGGGTGGCGATCTGTCAACAGATGGCGGCACCACGAACGGTACACTTATCACTAATCTTTCTAAAGGTGCGATTAGTGCAACCAGTACTGACGCTGTAAATGGCTCTCAATTATTTGCGGTTAGAGATGGTGTCACCCTTAACATGGATGCGTTAGGCCAAAGCATGGCAACTAATCTAGGTGGTGGTGCGGCATACAACTCAAGCACTGGCGCTGTTTCTTCGCCTACTTATAATGTTTATGGTAGCTCTCAAAATAACGTCGGTTCTGCAATTACTGCTCTGCAAGCCAATGCGCCGCTGCAATATTCAAATGCTGCTGGTGTGGCAACACCTAACACACCTTCAAACCACGTCACTTTGGTCGGTAGTACAGCAGGCACTCCAGTGGCTATACATAATGTCGCAAATGGTGTTATTAGCGCGACCAGCACAGACGCAATTAATGGTTCTCAATTATTCGGCATTACCTCTGGTATGACAGCCAATACGGATGCGCTTGGTACAAGTATGGCGACCAACCTAGGTGGTGGTGCAACTTATAACTCAACAACTGGTGCCGTTTCAGCCCCTAGCTATAACATATATGGAACGACTGAAAATAGTGTGGGTACTGCGATTGCTGCATTACAGAATAACGCGCCGTTGCAGTATTCTGACGCTAATGGTGTGCCGACACCAAACGTGCGTTCTAATGATGTAACACTAATTGGTGGTGCGCTTGGTCCAGTAAGAATACACAATGTCGCTAATGGCGATGTTAGCGCAATCAGCACAGATGCAATCAATGGCGCTCAACTGTATGCAACCAATCAATTGATTGCCAACGTAAGCAACGGCGGCGGTATAAAATACTTTCATGCTAATTCAACGCTAGCTGATTCCAGCGCAACTGGTGATGACAGTGTCGCCGCAGGCTCTCGCGCACTTGCCAGTGGCGATGGCAGCGTTGCAATGGGCGATAACAGCCAAGCAACTCAAACTGGTGCAATCGCGATTGGGCAAAACTCTGCCGCCACAGGTGTTAACTCTATTGCCATTGGTGCCGGTGCATTAGCTACTGGCTCAGTGGCGGTTGGCGTAAATGCGCAAGCTGGTAATGGTGGTGCTGCATTTGGTGATAATACCGTGGCATTAACATCGCAACAAGGCACGGCTTTAGGCAATGCGGCAAACGTGACAGCAAACCGCGGCGTGGCATTAGGTGCTGGCGCTCAAGCAACTCGCGCTGGCATGAACGGTGCAACTGAGAAATACAGCAATGTTGCGGTCACATCCACTGAAGGCGCAGTTTCAGTTGGTTCAGCAGGCAACGAACGCCAAATCACCAATGTAGCGGGCGGCACTGCCGAAACCGATGCAGTGAATGTCAGGCAATTGGATGCTGCAATCGCGCAATCTGGTGCAGATATTAACAATAGACTTGGTTCATTACAGTCTGAAATCAGCAGCGTGAGATCGAATGCAAACGCTGGCGCTGCCTCTGCAATGGCGATGGCGAGTATGCCGCAATCGGTTGTTCCAGGCAAAGCGATGATGAGTGCAGGCGTTGCAAATTATCAAGGTCAATCTGCCATGTCTGTGGGTATTTCTAATTTTTCTGAAAATGGTCGTTGGGCGATTAATTTCAATGGTTCTGCCAATACGCGTGGCAAAGCTGGTGCCGGCGTAGGTGTTGGAATCTATTGGTAA
- a CDS encoding diguanylate cyclase, which yields MNTYHLMKYVNYLKSNSASLTYACLTFVLFISIFEMLVSAEYAKAESRITIEATDYANSLKTKVDRELNALLFVSNGLSSYLTVYHQELDGKKLMAMLADLYVTTKHVRNLGVAIGYKLTYIYPLKSNEKAIGIDYHDLPEQWPQIQQAVRTHQGVLSGPVDLVQGGRGLIYRYPIFIDGEYWGLLSTVINTDSFFRAAFNNLVDSDYDFAIRVKDSSNVFYGNASLFEHPKALISDSDLPNVQWQWAILQKTEKKSGLILITRLMSVVISLLMATLAYFFLRERKQLTSQAMEDSLTGLANRRLLEFRMAQTFAQSKRFNRIMAIMYIDIDHFKRLNDTYGHDVGDELLKAVAKKLNHCIRDVDTLSRVGGDEFVIVLDELNHLNDANLIVEKIMAAVEKDIVVMHKSIKVTLSIGVASYNHASEETLKSLMKKADIALYEAKGSGRNTYKIYQES from the coding sequence ATGAATACTTACCATTTGATGAAATATGTCAATTACCTAAAAAGTAACTCTGCATCGCTCACTTATGCCTGTCTAACTTTCGTTCTATTTATTTCTATTTTTGAGATGCTAGTGAGTGCGGAGTATGCAAAAGCGGAGAGCAGAATCACCATCGAAGCGACCGATTACGCTAACTCGCTTAAAACAAAAGTGGATAGAGAGTTGAATGCGTTATTGTTCGTTTCAAATGGATTGTCCAGTTACTTAACGGTTTATCACCAAGAGCTCGATGGCAAAAAATTGATGGCGATGTTGGCGGATTTATACGTCACAACCAAACACGTTCGCAATTTGGGAGTAGCGATCGGTTACAAACTCACTTATATTTATCCCCTCAAATCTAACGAAAAAGCCATCGGCATTGATTATCATGATTTGCCAGAGCAATGGCCGCAAATTCAGCAAGCAGTTAGAACGCATCAAGGTGTGCTATCGGGCCCGGTAGATTTGGTGCAAGGCGGTAGAGGACTGATTTACCGTTACCCTATTTTTATCGATGGTGAATATTGGGGATTGTTATCTACGGTCATTAATACCGATTCTTTTTTTAGAGCCGCCTTTAATAATTTGGTCGATAGTGACTATGATTTTGCGATTCGCGTAAAAGATTCATCTAATGTTTTTTACGGTAATGCCAGTTTATTTGAACATCCGAAAGCGTTGATTTCTGACAGTGATTTGCCTAATGTGCAATGGCAATGGGCAATTTTACAAAAAACAGAAAAAAAATCTGGCCTGATATTGATCACCCGATTAATGAGTGTGGTGATCAGTCTGTTGATGGCAACACTCGCGTATTTCTTTTTGAGGGAGCGCAAACAGTTAACTTCGCAAGCGATGGAAGATAGTTTGACGGGTTTAGCGAATCGGCGATTGCTGGAATTTAGAATGGCCCAGACGTTTGCGCAGTCAAAACGATTCAACCGAATCATGGCGATTATGTATATCGATATCGACCATTTTAAAAGACTAAACGACACCTATGGCCACGATGTGGGTGATGAGCTGCTGAAAGCGGTTGCCAAGAAATTAAATCACTGTATTCGCGATGTAGATACTTTAAGCCGCGTTGGTGGCGATGAATTTGTGATTGTACTGGACGAACTTAACCACTTAAATGATGCCAATTTAATCGTAGAAAAAATTATGGCAGCAGTTGAAAAAGACATCGTTGTGATGCATAAAAGTATCAAAGTGACGTTGAGTATCGGCGTTGCTAGCTACAATCATGCGAGTGAGGAAACGCTTAAAAGCTTGATGAAAAAAGCCGACATCGCGTTATATGAAGCCAAAGGCTCAGGTCGAAACACTTACAAAATATATCAAGAATCCTAA
- a CDS encoding PepSY domain-containing protein produces the protein MKHLNTHLNKAIMLTLTVASLNVFTIGNVIADDDDPAKMLLTAKAAGLISVEQATEKALAAKPGTVIEVELEKRKWPQGWDYEFEIIDAQGNEWDVNIDAKTGETRKVSRDWF, from the coding sequence ATGAAGCACTTAAACACACATTTAAACAAGGCCATCATGCTGACATTAACTGTTGCAAGCCTGAATGTTTTCACAATCGGAAATGTAATCGCAGATGATGACGATCCGGCAAAAATGTTATTGACCGCAAAAGCGGCTGGATTGATTTCTGTGGAACAAGCGACTGAAAAAGCGCTGGCCGCAAAACCTGGTACGGTCATAGAGGTTGAGCTTGAAAAACGTAAATGGCCACAAGGCTGGGATTACGAGTTTGAGATAATCGACGCACAGGGCAACGAATGGGATGTGAATATTGACGCAAAAACTGGCGAAACACGTAAAGTGTCGCGCGATTGGTTTTAG
- a CDS encoding PepSY domain-containing protein translates to MLSSNLLGVTSVFAEEDYQLAKKLREKGEILPLERILTFARAKKAGEVLETEFEKKNGRYIYEVEILDAKGQVWELKLDAKTGQLIKIEIDD, encoded by the coding sequence TTGCTAAGCAGCAATTTGCTAGGCGTGACTAGCGTGTTTGCAGAAGAAGACTATCAGCTGGCAAAAAAGCTCAGAGAAAAAGGTGAGATTTTGCCTTTAGAAAGAATCCTGACCTTCGCGCGCGCAAAAAAAGCCGGTGAAGTATTAGAAACTGAGTTTGAAAAAAAAAATGGTCGCTATATTTATGAAGTAGAAATTCTGGATGCTAAAGGCCAAGTGTGGGAATTAAAACTGGATGCAAAAACAGGACAATTAATCAAGATTGAAATTGACGATTAA